Proteins encoded within one genomic window of Neodiprion fabricii isolate iyNeoFabr1 chromosome 6, iyNeoFabr1.1, whole genome shotgun sequence:
- the LOC124184513 gene encoding uncharacterized protein LOC124184513 isoform X1, which yields MAVSVSFHKNVSLLTQLVSPNEAFRRHFREGMFDKPNTTGFIHVSHYLLTIYDSERFRKLVEWPIVCKKSESKYRSDVKDFIGIVATEHPEAGLPSILGTYLLHAGGTKFINVMWKLSQVVLYVYIKRESDSNVLMAPQSGITDEVTKKLLINTTSDIHKNIEEMNSRFSKTERRARSFVEDQVNDINDFQNETFEKRQAISELAANAIVAPAVKKRLTDIQDIEIMKMWKETQAKQISDLQEMTGILKTVEDLSTEVAELTTSILNDNSILDVSRLPKIDANNDLHSMLPPESQVLFSRMYTEENLVLQNLFRIVLVMLNQLRLQLQIHKLQDLSQCQLQVEASTEDAKSMCSLFLVLLDQIANLLAEVQNTLRTRNMKYVPDSHRFGALDSVLFMPSPTICIDTNADSEKVDVLNRLALTPVEGAHKALFSRHQRKEAVTPQSSKSTANFLVSRINLDNTLSSIVSERSTPQNRRFKSVTRINSMMTKKSDKYSRLFSGHHKMNVGKANSSILSIPSSPKANSTALMNTISATNSLSEISLDFTAKSIFNLSKDIISAVSVMTNPNNLSPFKQNKPQVVELVQEEKLGGIAEKKVENNMGSPVSSNRVIKPMLKDNEVEVTSNCTSTSESSKQRKRRSISDLVERYKQVLENSRITSHLETSEQSNESK from the exons ATGGCAGTCAGCGTATCTTTCCACAAAAATGTCTCTCTTCTTACGCAACTTGTGTCCCCGAACGAAGCTTTTAGACGGCATTTTCGAGAG gGAATGTTTGACAAGCCGAACACTACAGGCTTCATTCACGTATCTCACTATCTCCTTACGATATATGATTCGGAACGGTTTAGAAAATTGGTGGAGTGGCCAATAGTTTGTAAGAAGAGTGAGAGCAAGTACAGAAGCGATGTTAAAGATTTTATAGGCATCGTTGCAACCGAGCATCCCGAGGCTGGCCTTCCCTCAATATTGGGCACGTATTTGTTGCACGCTGGAGGTACAAAGTTTATCAACGTCATGTGGAAGCTCTCACAGGTTGTCCTTTATGTATATATCAAACGTGAAT CGGATAGCAATGTACTCATGGCACCACAATCCGGGATTACAGACGAAGTAACTAAGAAGCTGTTAATCAATACCACTTCAGATATACATAAAAACATTGAGGAGATGAACAGCCGATTTTCTAAGACTGAGCGAAGGGCTAGAAGCTTTGTCGA GGATCAGGTCAATGATATAAACGACTTTCAGAATGAGACATTCGAAAAAAGACAAGCAATATCTGAACTTGCTGCAAATGCAATAGTAGCCCCAGCTGTGAAAAAAAGGTTGACAGATATTCAGgatattgaaattatgaaaa TGTGGAAAGAAACTCAAGCGAAACAAATCAGTGACTTACAAGAAATGACAGGGATTTTAAAAACTGTTGAGGATCTGAGTACAGAAGTCGCTGAACTAACAACAAGCATACTTAATGATAACAGCATTCTTGATGTATCGAGGCTTCCAAAAATAGATGCAAACAATGATTTGCATTCAATGCTACCACCAGAATCACAG GTTCTCTTCTCTCGTATGTATACAGAGGAGAACTTAGTGTTGCAAAACTTGTTCAGAATAGTGCTAGTGATGTTGAACCAGTTGAGGTTGCAGCTGCAAATTCACAAGCTGCAAGACCTATCCCAATGTCAATTACAAGTAGAAGCAAGCACCGAAGATGCAAAATCTATGTGCAGCTTGTTTCTAGTCTTACTTGATCAAATCGCAAATCTCCTAGCAGAAGTTCAGAACACTTTGAGAACCAGGAATATGAAATATGTACCAGACAGTCATAGATTCGGAGCACTGGACAGTGTTCTTTTTATGCCTTCTCCTACAATCTGTATCGATACAAATGCAGATTCGGAAAAAGTGGATGTTCTAAATAGATTGGCGTTAACACCTGTAGAAG GAGCTCATAAAGCTTTGTTTTCTCGTCATCAACGTAAAGAAGCTGTCACACCCCAGTCTTCTAAGTCAACAGCTAATTTTTTAGTATCGAGAATTAATCTTGACAATACTTTATCGTCGATAGTAAGCGAACGATCGACCCCGCAAAACCGAAGATTCAAGTCGGTGACTCGAATCAATTcaatgatgacaaaaaaatctgacaaataTTCTAGATTATTTTCTGGACATCACAAAATGAATGTCGGTAAAG CCAACTCCAGCATACTGTCTATTCCGTCTAGTCCGAAAGCTAATTCAACTGCTCTAATGAATACCATTAGTGCAACTAACAGTTTGTCAGAAATCAGTCTCGACTTTACAGCCAAGAGTATATTTAATTTAAGCAAAGATATTATCAGCGCAGTCTCAGTTATGACAAATCCAAATAATCTTTCGCCATTTAAGCAAAATAAACCTCAAGTAGTGGAGTTAGtacaagaagaaaaactaGGAGGCAttgcggaaaaaaaagtagaaaacaATATGGGTTCGCCAGTGTCGTCAAACAGAGTTATAAAACCAATGTTGAAGGACAATGAGGTAGAGGTAACTAGCAATTGTACATCGACCTCCGAAAGTTCCAAGCAACGTAAGAGAAGATCGATAAGTGATTTGGTGGAACGATACAAACAAGTTTTGGAAAACTCTAGGATTACATCTCATCTAGAAACAAGTGAACAGAGTAatgaaagtaaatga
- the LOC124184513 gene encoding uncharacterized protein LOC124184513 isoform X2, giving the protein MSADSNVLMAPQSGITDEVTKKLLINTTSDIHKNIEEMNSRFSKTERRARSFVEDQVNDINDFQNETFEKRQAISELAANAIVAPAVKKRLTDIQDIEIMKMWKETQAKQISDLQEMTGILKTVEDLSTEVAELTTSILNDNSILDVSRLPKIDANNDLHSMLPPESQVLFSRMYTEENLVLQNLFRIVLVMLNQLRLQLQIHKLQDLSQCQLQVEASTEDAKSMCSLFLVLLDQIANLLAEVQNTLRTRNMKYVPDSHRFGALDSVLFMPSPTICIDTNADSEKVDVLNRLALTPVEGAHKALFSRHQRKEAVTPQSSKSTANFLVSRINLDNTLSSIVSERSTPQNRRFKSVTRINSMMTKKSDKYSRLFSGHHKMNVGKANSSILSIPSSPKANSTALMNTISATNSLSEISLDFTAKSIFNLSKDIISAVSVMTNPNNLSPFKQNKPQVVELVQEEKLGGIAEKKVENNMGSPVSSNRVIKPMLKDNEVEVTSNCTSTSESSKQRKRRSISDLVERYKQVLENSRITSHLETSEQSNESK; this is encoded by the exons ATGTCTG CGGATAGCAATGTACTCATGGCACCACAATCCGGGATTACAGACGAAGTAACTAAGAAGCTGTTAATCAATACCACTTCAGATATACATAAAAACATTGAGGAGATGAACAGCCGATTTTCTAAGACTGAGCGAAGGGCTAGAAGCTTTGTCGA GGATCAGGTCAATGATATAAACGACTTTCAGAATGAGACATTCGAAAAAAGACAAGCAATATCTGAACTTGCTGCAAATGCAATAGTAGCCCCAGCTGTGAAAAAAAGGTTGACAGATATTCAGgatattgaaattatgaaaa TGTGGAAAGAAACTCAAGCGAAACAAATCAGTGACTTACAAGAAATGACAGGGATTTTAAAAACTGTTGAGGATCTGAGTACAGAAGTCGCTGAACTAACAACAAGCATACTTAATGATAACAGCATTCTTGATGTATCGAGGCTTCCAAAAATAGATGCAAACAATGATTTGCATTCAATGCTACCACCAGAATCACAG GTTCTCTTCTCTCGTATGTATACAGAGGAGAACTTAGTGTTGCAAAACTTGTTCAGAATAGTGCTAGTGATGTTGAACCAGTTGAGGTTGCAGCTGCAAATTCACAAGCTGCAAGACCTATCCCAATGTCAATTACAAGTAGAAGCAAGCACCGAAGATGCAAAATCTATGTGCAGCTTGTTTCTAGTCTTACTTGATCAAATCGCAAATCTCCTAGCAGAAGTTCAGAACACTTTGAGAACCAGGAATATGAAATATGTACCAGACAGTCATAGATTCGGAGCACTGGACAGTGTTCTTTTTATGCCTTCTCCTACAATCTGTATCGATACAAATGCAGATTCGGAAAAAGTGGATGTTCTAAATAGATTGGCGTTAACACCTGTAGAAG GAGCTCATAAAGCTTTGTTTTCTCGTCATCAACGTAAAGAAGCTGTCACACCCCAGTCTTCTAAGTCAACAGCTAATTTTTTAGTATCGAGAATTAATCTTGACAATACTTTATCGTCGATAGTAAGCGAACGATCGACCCCGCAAAACCGAAGATTCAAGTCGGTGACTCGAATCAATTcaatgatgacaaaaaaatctgacaaataTTCTAGATTATTTTCTGGACATCACAAAATGAATGTCGGTAAAG CCAACTCCAGCATACTGTCTATTCCGTCTAGTCCGAAAGCTAATTCAACTGCTCTAATGAATACCATTAGTGCAACTAACAGTTTGTCAGAAATCAGTCTCGACTTTACAGCCAAGAGTATATTTAATTTAAGCAAAGATATTATCAGCGCAGTCTCAGTTATGACAAATCCAAATAATCTTTCGCCATTTAAGCAAAATAAACCTCAAGTAGTGGAGTTAGtacaagaagaaaaactaGGAGGCAttgcggaaaaaaaagtagaaaacaATATGGGTTCGCCAGTGTCGTCAAACAGAGTTATAAAACCAATGTTGAAGGACAATGAGGTAGAGGTAACTAGCAATTGTACATCGACCTCCGAAAGTTCCAAGCAACGTAAGAGAAGATCGATAAGTGATTTGGTGGAACGATACAAACAAGTTTTGGAAAACTCTAGGATTACATCTCATCTAGAAACAAGTGAACAGAGTAatgaaagtaaatga